From Pseudomonadota bacterium, a single genomic window includes:
- the truB gene encoding tRNA pseudouridine(55) synthase TruB — protein MTTPSTASGVLVVDKPAGISSFAVVRCARRAFGGAKVGHTGTLDPLATGVLPLCIGEATKIAGLLLAGDKVYRAEAQLGLVSDTGDSTGSVTPGPDPGRVATIDPATIERALSRFRGTISQIPPAYSALRQGGRRAYQLARAGEAVVLDPRTVTLHELRLERWSPPHLELWLRCSKGTYVRSLVADLGAALGCGALLTALRREVSGAFSLAQAVPLTAIDEATRDGLPLLDLDAALPHLPALALAPEELQRLRWGQVVASTAPAADPVRLHFAGSLVALGAVAEGALRVRRLLSAAWSVPGLRATRAEAP, from the coding sequence GTGACGACGCCCTCTACCGCCAGCGGGGTGCTGGTCGTCGACAAGCCGGCGGGCATCAGCTCCTTCGCGGTCGTGCGCTGCGCGCGGCGCGCCTTCGGGGGCGCGAAGGTGGGTCATACGGGCACCCTCGATCCGCTGGCCACGGGGGTATTGCCGCTGTGTATCGGCGAGGCGACGAAGATCGCCGGGCTGCTGCTCGCCGGCGACAAGGTCTACCGCGCCGAGGCGCAGCTCGGACTCGTCTCGGACACCGGCGATAGCACGGGCAGCGTGACGCCGGGCCCCGATCCGGGGCGCGTGGCGACGATCGATCCCGCGACGATCGAGCGCGCGCTGAGCCGCTTTCGCGGCACGATCAGTCAGATCCCCCCGGCCTATTCGGCGCTGCGTCAGGGCGGTCGCCGGGCCTATCAGCTCGCGCGCGCCGGTGAGGCGGTGGTGCTCGATCCCCGCACCGTGACGCTGCACGAGCTGCGCCTCGAGCGCTGGTCGCCGCCCCACCTCGAGCTGTGGCTCCGCTGCTCGAAGGGCACCTATGTCCGGTCGCTGGTCGCCGACCTGGGGGCTGCCTTGGGTTGCGGGGCCCTGCTGACGGCCCTGCGACGCGAGGTCAGCGGCGCCTTCAGTCTGGCCCAGGCCGTGCCGCTGACGGCGATCGACGAGGCGACCCGTGACGGCCTTCCGCTCCTCGACCTCGATGCCGCGCTGCCCCATCTCCCAGCGCTGGCGCTCGCGCCCGAGGAGCTGCAGCGCCTGCGCTGGGGCCAAGTCGTAGCCTCCACCGCCCCGGCGGCGGATCCCGTGCGCTTGCATTTCGCGGGCAGCCTGGTGGCGCTGGGCGCGGTGGCGGAAGGCGCGCTGCGCGTTCGGCGCCTCCTTAGCGCTGCCTGGAGCGTGCCGGGGCTGCGAGCTACGCGTGCCGAGGCGCCCTAG
- a CDS encoding YlxR family protein, whose translation MAPLRGPLRSCVACRQRRPGRELLRWVVDGGGRPRPDLRRRSRGRGAHCCAQPGCLGRAFARGALGRALKTPLPALEPARVLGELLQALALERLALLRQCLGDGRARWCSGGAGDGAGDSARDGAGGGVKAGAERGLRAADDAGRTLWLADPRAAAQVEQWERWMQALATEPRGAV comes from the coding sequence ATGGCGCCGCTGCGGGGCCCGCTGCGCAGCTGCGTCGCCTGTAGACAGCGACGCCCGGGCAGGGAGCTGCTGCGCTGGGTCGTCGATGGGGGAGGCCGGCCGCGGCCGGATTTGCGGCGGCGATCGCGGGGGCGAGGCGCGCATTGCTGCGCACAGCCAGGGTGTTTGGGGCGCGCGTTCGCGCGCGGGGCGTTGGGGCGCGCGTTGAAAACACCCCTGCCGGCGCTCGAGCCGGCGCGGGTGCTGGGCGAGCTGCTGCAAGCGTTGGCGCTGGAGCGCCTCGCGCTCCTGCGGCAGTGTCTGGGCGACGGTCGCGCGCGTTGGTGCTCCGGAGGCGCCGGGGATGGCGCCGGGGACAGCGCTAGGGATGGCGCCGGGGGCGGCGTCAAGGCTGGCGCCGAGAGGGGCCTGAGGGCCGCCGACGACGCCGGCCGGACGCTCTGGCTGGCGGACCCGCGGGCTGCTGCGCAGGTCGAGCAGTGGGAGCGTTGGATGCAAGCCCTGGCGACGGAGCCCCGTGGGGCAGTATAA
- the rbfA gene encoding 30S ribosome-binding factor RbfA, translating into MADRLARINRQLVVALGELISERLRDPRLPASAIISVCGVDASPDLRHAKVRVLISGDAVAQQQALQVLQRARGFLRAELAQRVELRNTPELRFQLDSSGVAAARVDAILRELASTGRMVETSLGEAAELLAGAARVLVTTHPDPDGDAIGSLLALSRGLRSRGQEVVALSVDGVPPSLRFLEGSDEVVETLPERGFDLTVIVDCADARMFAGRLPPRSYLGALLVVDHHATVGQVADWLFRDPTAAATGVLIHALLQALEVALTPGLAEAIYCAVVADTGSFRYQNTTPEVLRLAADLVALGVDPWRVASQLFESRPRAQLDLLARALGTLELGAAGRAAALTVTDAMLRESACGPEATNGLINFARSVAGVEVAVLLRPCADGWRVSLRSRGRVDVAGIAQAQGGGGHHNAAGFTSSLSATELLRLLFDETGRRCAALEPE; encoded by the coding sequence ATGGCTGATCGCCTGGCCCGTATCAACCGACAGCTCGTGGTCGCCTTGGGCGAGCTGATCAGCGAGCGCCTGCGCGACCCGCGGCTGCCAGCCTCAGCGATCATCTCCGTCTGCGGCGTCGACGCGAGCCCTGATCTCCGCCACGCCAAGGTGCGGGTGCTGATCAGCGGCGACGCTGTCGCGCAGCAACAGGCGCTGCAGGTGCTGCAGCGGGCGCGCGGCTTTCTCCGGGCCGAATTGGCGCAGCGGGTCGAGCTGCGCAACACGCCGGAGCTGCGCTTCCAGCTCGACAGCAGCGGCGTGGCCGCGGCGCGCGTGGACGCGATCCTGCGCGAGCTCGCCAGCACGGGGCGAATGGTCGAGACCTCCTTGGGCGAGGCCGCGGAGCTGCTGGCGGGGGCGGCGCGCGTCTTGGTCACGACGCATCCCGATCCCGACGGCGACGCGATCGGCAGCCTGCTGGCCTTGAGCCGCGGGCTGCGCTCGCGTGGTCAAGAGGTCGTGGCCCTCAGCGTCGACGGGGTGCCGCCCTCGCTGCGCTTCCTCGAGGGCAGCGACGAGGTGGTCGAGACGCTCCCGGAGCGGGGCTTCGATCTGACGGTGATCGTCGATTGCGCGGACGCGCGGATGTTCGCCGGGCGACTGCCGCCGCGCAGCTACCTCGGGGCCCTCTTGGTCGTCGATCACCACGCCACCGTGGGCCAGGTGGCGGACTGGCTCTTTCGCGACCCGACGGCGGCGGCCACCGGCGTCTTGATCCACGCGCTGTTGCAGGCGCTCGAGGTCGCGCTGACGCCCGGCCTGGCCGAGGCGATCTACTGCGCGGTCGTCGCCGATACCGGCTCCTTTCGCTATCAGAACACGACGCCAGAGGTGCTGCGACTGGCCGCCGACCTGGTGGCGCTCGGGGTCGACCCGTGGCGCGTGGCCTCGCAGCTCTTCGAGAGTCGGCCACGCGCGCAGCTCGACCTCCTCGCCCGCGCGCTGGGCACCTTGGAGCTCGGAGCGGCGGGGCGCGCCGCGGCGCTGACCGTGACAGACGCGATGCTGCGCGAGAGCGCCTGTGGGCCCGAGGCGACCAACGGCCTGATCAACTTCGCGCGCAGCGTCGCGGGCGTCGAGGTGGCGGTGCTGCTCCGTCCCTGCGCCGATGGCTGGCGGGTCAGCCTGCGCTCGCGCGGGCGCGTCGACGTGGCGGGCATCGCTCAGGCACAGGGCGGCGGCGGGCACCATAACGCCGCGGGCTTCACCTCCTCGCTTTCGGCGACCGAGCTCTTGCGCCTGCTCTTCGACGAGACCGGCCGGCGCTGCGCGGCCTTGGAGCCGGAGTAG
- the rpsO gene encoding 30S ribosomal protein S15: MSLASARKQVVIERFRHHASDTGSPEVQIALLTERINHLTEHFKTHKKDHHSRRGLLKLVGKRRRLLDYLKVREVERYRGVIQQLGIRK, encoded by the coding sequence ATGTCCCTGGCATCGGCTCGCAAGCAAGTGGTGATCGAGCGCTTTCGTCACCATGCGTCGGATACGGGTTCGCCCGAGGTGCAGATCGCGTTGCTGACGGAACGCATCAACCACCTCACCGAGCACTTCAAGACCCACAAGAAAGACCATCACAGCCGTCGGGGCCTGCTCAAGCTGGTCGGCAAGCGGCGCCGCCTCCTGGACTACCTCAAGGTCCGCGAGGTCGAGCGTTACCGCGGCGTGATTCAGCAGCTCGGCATCCGCAAGTAG
- a CDS encoding carbon-nitrogen hydrolase family protein: MNTPAAAEESERLRVAVVQLCSGRDVDQNLQTVERLVAEAAARGAALVALPENFAFLGPSGELAAIAEALGAGSTPGPLMSALSALARRHRLHLLLGGLPTPSGEDAARVHNSAVLLDPTGVVAAVYHKLHLFDVAIAGGPNLRESAHVAPGREVVTAPLGGTRIGLSICYDLRFPELYRALTEQGAEVLCIPAAFTEHTGKDHWLPLLRARAIENQAFVLAPAQFGHHGGERVSYGKSCIVDPWGAVIAQVSDGAGIAVSELDLSYLRRVRRQLPCLEHRRL; this comes from the coding sequence ATGAACACCCCTGCCGCAGCGGAGGAGAGCGAGCGCCTGCGCGTCGCCGTGGTGCAGCTTTGCTCTGGTCGCGACGTCGATCAAAACCTCCAGACGGTCGAACGCCTGGTCGCGGAGGCGGCGGCTCGCGGTGCGGCCTTGGTCGCCCTGCCCGAGAACTTCGCCTTCCTCGGCCCCTCAGGTGAGCTGGCGGCGATCGCCGAAGCGCTCGGCGCCGGCAGCACGCCCGGCCCGCTGATGTCGGCGTTGAGCGCGCTCGCTCGACGCCACCGCCTCCACCTGCTCTTGGGTGGCCTGCCGACCCCGAGCGGCGAGGACGCCGCGCGGGTGCACAACAGCGCCGTGCTGCTCGACCCCACGGGCGTGGTGGCGGCCGTCTATCACAAGCTTCACCTCTTCGACGTGGCGATCGCGGGGGGCCCGAACCTCCGCGAATCGGCGCATGTGGCCCCCGGCAGGGAGGTCGTCACCGCGCCGCTCGGCGGGACGCGAATCGGCCTGTCGATCTGCTACGACCTGCGCTTCCCCGAACTCTACCGCGCGCTGACCGAGCAGGGCGCCGAGGTGCTCTGCATCCCGGCGGCGTTCACGGAGCATACGGGGAAGGACCACTGGCTCCCCTTGCTGCGGGCGCGAGCCATCGAGAACCAGGCCTTCGTGCTCGCCCCCGCGCAATTCGGCCACCATGGGGGCGAGCGCGTCAGCTACGGCAAGAGCTGCATCGTCGACCCCTGGGGCGCGGTGATCGCGCAGGTCTCAGACGGCGCAGGCATTGCGGTGAGCGAGCTCGATTTGAGCTACCTGCGGCGTGTCCGGCGGCAGCTCCCCTGCCTCGAGCACCGGCGTCTCTGA
- a CDS encoding ribosome maturation factor RimP, whose product MAAEPVAGSAPVDLERLDRLCESALQAVGYQLVELELVRERTGWLLRVFLDHPQDGPADRSVAPRRINHDDCRRASHQLGTVLDVEDPIGFAYRLEVSSPGVFRPVRKERDFVRFSGFQARIKLREPLEGRKSLAGELRGAEGGVVTLLEDGREWRLPLGLIRNAQLAEEY is encoded by the coding sequence GTGGCGGCAGAGCCCGTCGCGGGCAGTGCGCCGGTCGACCTGGAACGGCTCGATCGCTTATGCGAGAGCGCGCTGCAGGCGGTTGGTTATCAGCTCGTCGAGCTGGAGCTCGTGCGCGAGCGGACCGGGTGGTTGCTTCGAGTCTTCCTCGACCACCCGCAGGACGGTCCGGCGGACCGCTCCGTGGCACCGCGTCGTATCAACCACGACGACTGCCGGCGCGCGAGCCACCAGCTTGGTACGGTGCTCGATGTGGAGGACCCGATTGGCTTCGCCTATCGGCTCGAGGTTTCGTCGCCGGGCGTTTTTCGGCCCGTGCGCAAGGAGCGCGACTTCGTGCGCTTCAGCGGCTTTCAGGCGCGGATCAAGCTGCGCGAGCCGCTCGAGGGGCGCAAGAGCTTGGCCGGGGAGCTCCGCGGTGCGGAGGGTGGCGTGGTGACGCTGCTCGAGGATGGGCGGGAGTGGCGGTTGCCGCTTGGACTGATACGCAACGCGCAGCTGGCCGAGGAATACTGA
- a CDS encoding DUF503 domain-containing protein, whose amino-acid sequence MVVGVCRLSLYFRGSASLKDKRQGLRRLIDRLRAKFNAAVAEVGHHESWQRAAVGLVVVGNDGAHLRAMLDTICAFAEQLYVAEILDRDLELLQYDEAAPFGRPLSGECADG is encoded by the coding sequence ATGGTCGTCGGCGTTTGTCGGCTGAGCCTGTATTTCCGCGGCAGCGCCTCGCTCAAGGATAAGCGCCAGGGTCTCCGGCGCCTGATCGACCGCCTGCGCGCTAAGTTCAACGCTGCCGTGGCCGAGGTCGGGCATCACGAAAGCTGGCAGCGGGCAGCCGTGGGGCTGGTCGTGGTCGGCAACGACGGGGCGCATCTACGCGCGATGCTCGACACGATCTGCGCCTTCGCCGAGCAGCTCTACGTCGCAGAGATCCTCGACCGCGATCTCGAACTGCTGCAGTACGACGAGGCGGCGCCCTTTGGGCGGCCCCTGAGCGGAGAGTGCGCCGATGGCTGA
- a CDS encoding 2-hydroxyacid dehydrogenase: MLGVMLDRDTLAPADLDLGRLQRSLPQWSTFDNTAVESRVERLQGATVAVANKVPLDATVLDQAPLLRLICVAATGVNNIDLEAARRRGIAVCNVAGYSSDSVAQHVFTLLLALRSRLLAYDRDVRAGAWQRSSLFCRLDHPLEELAGQTLGIVGLGAIGSRVQRIATAFGMRVLIAARPGRPAARAGRLPLFELLPQVDALTLHCPLTPQTEGMIGPRELASMRPNALLINTARGSLVDEAALASALRRGTLGGAGVDVLSEEPPRGGNPLLDPSIPQLIVTPHVAWGTRQARQRLVDEVAQNIEAFRAGCVRNRVA, translated from the coding sequence ATGCTTGGCGTCATGCTCGACCGCGACACCCTGGCCCCGGCCGACCTCGATCTCGGACGACTGCAGCGCAGCCTGCCCCAATGGTCGACCTTCGACAATACAGCAGTTGAGTCGCGCGTCGAGCGCCTGCAGGGTGCCACGGTCGCGGTCGCCAACAAGGTGCCCTTGGACGCGACGGTGCTCGATCAGGCGCCGCTGCTACGCCTGATCTGCGTCGCGGCGACGGGGGTCAACAATATCGATCTCGAGGCCGCGCGGCGACGCGGCATCGCGGTATGCAACGTGGCTGGTTACAGCAGCGACTCGGTGGCGCAACACGTCTTCACGCTGCTGCTGGCGCTGCGCTCGCGGCTGCTGGCCTACGACCGTGATGTGCGCGCCGGCGCCTGGCAGCGCAGCTCCCTCTTCTGCCGGCTCGATCATCCGCTCGAGGAGCTCGCCGGTCAGACGCTCGGCATCGTCGGGCTTGGCGCCATCGGCAGCCGCGTGCAGAGGATCGCCACGGCCTTCGGCATGCGGGTGCTGATCGCCGCGCGACCCGGGCGACCGGCCGCCCGCGCTGGCCGCCTGCCGCTCTTCGAGCTCTTGCCGCAGGTCGATGCGCTGACCCTGCACTGCCCGCTGACGCCACAGACCGAGGGGATGATCGGCCCGCGCGAGCTGGCCTCGATGAGGCCGAACGCGCTCTTGATCAACACCGCCCGCGGTAGCCTCGTCGACGAGGCCGCGCTGGCCAGCGCGCTGCGCCGCGGCACCCTCGGCGGCGCCGGCGTCGACGTGCTTTCCGAGGAGCCGCCGCGGGGCGGAAACCCGCTGCTCGACCCGTCGATTCCCCAGCTCATCGTGACGCCGCACGTGGCCTGGGGCACGCGCCAGGCCCGCCAGCGACTCGTCGACGAGGTGGCCCAGAACATCGAGGCCTTTCGCGCCGGCTGCGTGCGCAACCGGGTCGCCTGA
- a CDS encoding DUF721 domain-containing protein: protein MKQVAKRGTLAPVEQALRRLISRRGMSMSLRQHAVAARWAELVGHRIASHCWPLELRDGVLLVAVADSAWLQQLSFLRAELVVRIKTELPDCELESIRLVAAAQGQGMRPRARLGTARVPEAETFVVPPTERHRAESCAEAELPPLPDDEIRRRIVSARAAQLALQRARPETTQAPASASARPGARGGG from the coding sequence ATGAAGCAGGTCGCCAAGCGAGGGACGTTGGCGCCGGTCGAGCAGGCGCTGCGACGGCTGATTAGTCGCCGGGGCATGTCGATGTCGCTGCGCCAACACGCGGTGGCGGCGCGCTGGGCCGAGCTGGTCGGCCACCGCATTGCCTCGCATTGCTGGCCCCTCGAGCTGCGCGACGGCGTTCTGCTGGTGGCGGTCGCCGACAGCGCCTGGCTGCAGCAGCTCAGCTTCCTGCGCGCCGAGCTGGTCGTGCGCATCAAGACAGAGCTGCCCGACTGCGAGCTCGAATCGATTCGCCTCGTCGCCGCGGCGCAGGGGCAGGGGATGCGCCCCCGGGCCCGCCTCGGGACAGCGCGCGTGCCGGAGGCGGAGACCTTCGTCGTTCCCCCTACCGAACGCCACCGCGCCGAGTCTTGCGCCGAGGCGGAGCTGCCGCCCCTGCCGGACGACGAAATCAGAAGGCGCATCGTCTCGGCGCGAGCGGCGCAACTCGCCCTCCAGCGTGCGCGGCCCGAGACGACGCAGGCTCCGGCCTCGGCAAGCGCGCGGCCGGGGGCGCGTGGCGGTGGGTGA
- the infB gene encoding translation initiation factor IF-2: protein MQGRQSIGDGAAGDVAGKVRIYEIAKEIGLANKELVDKVRGLGIDVRNHMSMIDVEEVQRIKRALEKERSEGREVQRLGATVLRRRSKGPAEAPAVAAAPASASAPLAVTAAVAAPAEPDPSPWTPVAEPGIAAAPSAEAPAAPALTTSEAALPTEPSAALPEPAAAGPVSEPLAAPLAVRAPAPTTEGGPTARNIVEVTPPPRREIRFAPGYGPNARPPAPPAHHPGAHDTARPQVSAAEAAKMLVPGGMRRPKVVITDLDSIRRDAGRKDLFQDRRKAAALRARKKRPTAVKKGKKTEITMPAEHKRVIRVEDAVTVGEMARQMGVKATEVLKKLWAEGMTNVTINQSIDADTASIIASGFGYEVEDVAFREEHVLQAVEDNVEDLRPRAPVVTVMGHVDHGKTSLLDALRGARVAAGEAGGITQHMGAYRVATPRGDIVFLDTPGHEAFTQMRARGAQCTDIVVLVVAADDGVMPQTLEALDHARDAGVPIVVAINKIDRANANAERVRTQLGERNLIPEEWGGETIFVEVSAHTKQGVDRLLESLLLQAELLELRANPSKHAIGTVVEARMDRARGAMCTVLVQEGTLRVGDVVVAGEYIGKVRALLDDRGNSLELAGPSMPVEVLGMGGVPDAGDDFNALVDEKAARQLGEFRHGQARRKELGSASAKTTYEEILGRIQSGTGQDLKLLIKADVHGSAQAVRDAVSKLATEKVAVNVISAGVGGIHETDVNLAKAAGAVILGFSVRPAGKASQLAEREGVEIKIYDIIYELLDDVKSLMRGLLPKQRTEKAIGRAEVRETFTIPRLGTIAGCGVLDGKVTRSAHVRVIRDSIKVYDGRIGSLRRFKDDVREVAQGYECGLSIDGYNELKPGDGLEFYDIEEVAPEL, encoded by the coding sequence ATGCAGGGACGGCAGAGCATCGGCGACGGCGCCGCCGGCGACGTGGCGGGCAAGGTGCGGATCTACGAGATCGCCAAAGAGATCGGCCTCGCGAATAAGGAGCTGGTGGACAAGGTCCGCGGGCTCGGGATCGACGTGCGCAATCACATGAGCATGATTGACGTCGAAGAGGTGCAGCGGATCAAGCGCGCCCTGGAGAAAGAGCGCTCCGAGGGACGCGAGGTGCAGCGCCTCGGGGCGACCGTGCTCCGTCGACGGTCCAAGGGACCGGCCGAAGCGCCGGCTGTGGCCGCAGCCCCTGCATCGGCCTCGGCCCCGCTCGCTGTGACGGCCGCAGTCGCGGCGCCCGCCGAGCCTGATCCCAGCCCGTGGACGCCCGTCGCGGAGCCCGGCATCGCGGCGGCGCCGAGCGCCGAGGCCCCCGCGGCTCCGGCGCTCACGACCAGCGAGGCCGCGCTGCCGACCGAGCCCTCCGCTGCCCTGCCGGAGCCAGCGGCTGCAGGCCCCGTCAGCGAGCCGCTCGCTGCACCCCTGGCCGTCCGCGCGCCCGCGCCGACGACCGAGGGCGGGCCGACCGCGCGCAACATCGTGGAGGTGACGCCCCCGCCGCGCCGCGAGATCCGCTTCGCGCCCGGCTACGGGCCCAACGCCCGGCCGCCGGCGCCGCCCGCGCACCACCCTGGCGCGCATGACACGGCCCGGCCTCAGGTCTCCGCCGCCGAGGCGGCGAAGATGCTGGTCCCCGGCGGCATGCGCCGCCCCAAGGTCGTGATCACCGACCTCGACAGCATCCGGCGCGACGCTGGGCGGAAGGACCTGTTCCAGGATCGGCGTAAGGCGGCCGCGCTGCGCGCGCGCAAGAAGCGCCCGACGGCGGTGAAGAAGGGCAAGAAGACCGAGATCACGATGCCCGCGGAGCACAAGCGCGTGATTCGCGTCGAGGATGCCGTCACCGTCGGGGAGATGGCGCGCCAGATGGGTGTCAAGGCCACAGAGGTGCTGAAGAAGCTCTGGGCCGAGGGCATGACCAACGTCACCATCAACCAGAGCATCGACGCCGACACCGCCAGCATCATCGCCTCGGGCTTCGGCTATGAGGTCGAGGACGTCGCCTTCCGCGAGGAGCATGTCCTGCAGGCCGTCGAGGACAACGTCGAGGATCTGCGCCCACGGGCGCCGGTCGTGACCGTGATGGGTCACGTCGACCACGGCAAGACCTCGCTGCTCGATGCGCTCCGGGGCGCGCGGGTAGCGGCGGGCGAGGCCGGTGGTATCACGCAGCACATGGGCGCCTACCGGGTCGCGACGCCGCGCGGCGACATCGTCTTCCTCGACACGCCCGGCCACGAGGCCTTTACGCAGATGCGCGCGCGCGGCGCGCAGTGCACGGACATCGTCGTGCTCGTCGTCGCCGCCGACGATGGCGTGATGCCCCAGACGCTGGAGGCGCTCGACCACGCGCGTGATGCCGGCGTGCCGATCGTCGTCGCGATCAACAAGATCGATCGCGCCAACGCCAACGCCGAGCGCGTGCGGACGCAGCTCGGCGAGCGCAACCTGATACCGGAGGAGTGGGGCGGCGAGACGATCTTCGTCGAGGTCTCGGCCCATACCAAGCAGGGCGTCGACCGCCTGCTCGAGTCCCTGCTGCTGCAGGCCGAGCTGCTCGAGCTGCGGGCGAATCCGAGCAAGCACGCGATCGGCACGGTCGTCGAGGCGCGGATGGACCGCGCGCGCGGCGCGATGTGCACCGTCTTGGTGCAAGAGGGCACCCTGCGGGTTGGCGATGTCGTCGTCGCCGGCGAATACATCGGCAAGGTGCGTGCGTTGCTCGACGACCGCGGCAACAGCCTGGAGCTCGCTGGGCCGAGCATGCCGGTCGAGGTGCTCGGCATGGGCGGCGTACCCGACGCGGGCGACGACTTCAACGCGCTGGTCGACGAAAAGGCGGCGCGCCAGTTGGGCGAGTTCCGCCACGGTCAAGCGCGACGCAAGGAGCTTGGCAGCGCCAGCGCCAAGACGACCTATGAGGAGATCCTCGGCAGAATCCAGAGCGGCACGGGCCAGGATCTGAAGCTGCTGATCAAGGCCGACGTCCACGGATCGGCGCAAGCGGTGCGCGATGCGGTGAGCAAGCTGGCCACCGAGAAGGTCGCAGTCAACGTGATCAGCGCCGGCGTCGGCGGGATCCACGAGACCGACGTCAATCTGGCCAAGGCCGCCGGCGCGGTGATCCTCGGCTTCAGCGTTCGACCGGCCGGCAAGGCCTCGCAGCTCGCGGAGCGCGAGGGTGTCGAGATCAAGATCTACGACATCATTTACGAGTTGCTCGACGACGTGAAGTCCCTGATGCGGGGCCTGCTGCCGAAGCAGCGCACGGAGAAGGCGATCGGGCGGGCCGAGGTGCGCGAGACCTTCACGATTCCGCGGCTGGGCACGATCGCCGGCTGTGGTGTCTTGGACGGCAAGGTCACACGCTCGGCGCATGTGCGGGTGATTCGCGACAGCATCAAGGTCTACGACGGCCGGATCGGCTCGCTGCGCCGCTTCAAGGACGATGTCCGCGAGGTGGCTCAGGGTTATGAGTGCGGTCTGTCGATCGACGGCTACAACGAGCTCAAGCCTGGCGATGGGCTCGAGTTCTACGACATCGAAGAGGTCGCGCCCGAGCTTTGA
- the nusA gene encoding transcription termination/antitermination protein NusA: MSQPNLNMVIEQVGKDKGIDRAVLIETLKQAIVTAAKRAFGQHFELEPQYNEETGAVDLFQIVNVVETVTQPGREIELAQARSHGLDAEPGDELLFQVFYSNDDSEQAREQDEKYGDMLGLRTYKKGFGRIAAQTAKQVIIQRVREAERELIFNEYKDRKGELINGIVRRFERGNLIVDLGRAEAVLPSREKVPTESYRVGDRLVAFVLDIDRAARGPQIILSRTNKGLLIKLFEQEVPEIYEGIVRIESCAREPGARAKIAVSSRDSDVDPVGACVGMKGSRVQAVVGELRGEKIDIVPYEEDPARFVCSAIQPAEVSRVLIDAENHAMELIVPDDKLSLAIGKRGQNVRLASQLTGWRIDIHSESKVREIEQRARLSMAEIEGVPQELADTMFKLGWRSVADVATTAPEELMSIPGLGGIEAAQRIVAAAVVTAAEHRQRAEIERQRVAAEGKKSDLERLLSVEGIDEALAAKLVAQYGRAEQLIKEQDMRRLGFAAGTSTSGARALLYKIRVYLGDLDPRYAPPPEVDLEEPAVTEDQLPPPPPPPGTPRERTMLTAGARVRLD; encoded by the coding sequence ATGTCGCAGCCGAACCTCAACATGGTCATCGAGCAGGTCGGGAAGGACAAGGGCATCGACCGCGCCGTGCTGATCGAGACGCTTAAACAGGCGATCGTGACGGCGGCCAAGCGGGCCTTTGGTCAACACTTCGAGCTCGAGCCGCAGTACAACGAGGAAACGGGCGCCGTCGACCTGTTCCAGATCGTCAACGTCGTCGAGACCGTGACGCAGCCGGGGCGTGAGATCGAGTTGGCCCAGGCGCGCAGCCACGGACTCGACGCCGAGCCCGGCGACGAGCTGCTCTTCCAGGTCTTCTACAGCAACGACGACAGCGAGCAGGCGCGCGAGCAGGACGAGAAATACGGCGACATGCTCGGTCTGCGCACCTACAAGAAGGGCTTTGGCCGGATCGCGGCGCAAACGGCCAAGCAGGTCATCATCCAGCGCGTGCGCGAGGCCGAGCGCGAGTTGATCTTCAACGAGTACAAGGACCGCAAGGGCGAGCTGATCAACGGCATCGTGCGGCGCTTCGAGCGCGGCAACCTGATCGTCGATCTCGGGCGCGCCGAGGCGGTGCTACCCTCTCGCGAGAAGGTGCCGACCGAGTCCTACCGCGTCGGTGATCGGCTGGTCGCCTTCGTGCTCGATATCGACCGCGCCGCTCGCGGCCCGCAGATTATCCTTTCCCGCACCAACAAGGGCTTGTTGATCAAGCTCTTCGAGCAAGAGGTCCCGGAGATCTACGAGGGCATCGTGCGGATCGAGTCCTGCGCGCGCGAGCCGGGCGCCCGGGCGAAGATCGCCGTCTCCTCCCGCGACTCCGACGTCGATCCAGTCGGCGCCTGCGTCGGTATGAAGGGCTCCCGCGTCCAGGCCGTCGTCGGGGAGCTGCGCGGCGAGAAGATCGACATCGTGCCCTACGAGGAGGATCCGGCGCGCTTCGTCTGCAGCGCGATCCAGCCCGCCGAAGTGTCGCGCGTGCTGATCGACGCGGAGAATCACGCGATGGAGCTGATCGTCCCCGACGACAAGCTCTCGCTGGCCATCGGCAAGCGTGGACAGAATGTGCGCCTGGCGTCGCAGCTCACGGGGTGGCGCATCGACATTCACAGCGAGAGCAAGGTGCGAGAGATCGAGCAGCGCGCGCGCCTCTCGATGGCGGAGATCGAGGGCGTCCCGCAGGAGCTGGCGGATACGATGTTCAAGCTCGGGTGGCGCTCTGTCGCGGACGTCGCGACCACGGCGCCGGAAGAGCTGATGTCGATTCCTGGCCTAGGGGGCATCGAGGCCGCGCAGCGCATCGTGGCGGCGGCGGTCGTGACCGCGGCCGAACACCGACAGCGCGCCGAGATCGAGCGGCAGCGCGTAGCGGCCGAGGGGAAGAAGTCGGACCTCGAGCGACTGCTCTCGGTCGAGGGCATCGACGAGGCACTCGCGGCCAAGTTGGTGGCGCAGTACGGGCGTGCCGAGCAGCTGATCAAGGAGCAGGACATGCGCCGGCTCGGCTTCGCTGCCGGGACCAGCACCAGCGGGGCGCGTGCCCTGCTCTACAAAATTCGCGTCTATCTCGGCGATCTGGATCCACGCTACGCGCCGCCGCCGGAGGTCGATCTCGAGGAGCCGGCCGTAACCGAGGATCAGCTGCCGCCGCCGCCGCCGCCGCCGGGTACGCCGCGCGAACGGACGATGCTGACTGCGGGAGCCCGCGTTCGGCTGGATTGA